Genomic segment of Mercurialis annua linkage group LG6, ddMerAnnu1.2, whole genome shotgun sequence:
atatatattaactatttGTTACCTAGAGCTTCTACACGATATCTTTTAGTTCATAACTATATAATTcttcaacttttaattttattatataaaagcTCTTATATCATTCATTCTCGATAAAAAAAACGACGTGAAAATATTTTCCTCAAAAAACGCACACcggaaataataaaaatagtaaaattcACTATTGTAAATTTGTCTTTACATATGTACGTAAATTGGATACTTCATGtattctaataataataataataataataataataataataataagtttGTCTTTGGAAActattattttctattaaaatttaatttacttctcaaaaacaaattcaatttaattattaaatataggCCTTAAATATAATGCAtgcaatttaaatatataattttcaaaCTTGAACTGATAAAAtcaagagaaattcttaggtagactcagtccaccacgttatccatagactaaacctatcatattatgacacgtcattaaaataatggcactatcgtaacattactatttaaaagtgtaaataagtaataaagaAAATTACGATAGAGttcttttttagatttttaagtaattattttatttactgatgtaaaaatttatttttattcaaaagcAGTGGTTCAAATCAAACTTCAAACTATTGAAATAGTATTGTTATGAATCGGCAAAATAGCAAAAAGAAGGTTGGCAGATTAAGAATTAAACTCAATTATTTTTGGAACTAATCAAACTTTAGGAATCCAAGTTGTCCATATTACATGTTACATTTGTCTGACACATCAGCATATCATCATCGAAAATCCACCAGGTCGGTGCAAAATGGAACTATTATCATTTTCAATTCCTCTCTTTTTCATTCCCTTTTGgacaaaaatatatcaaataaataatttcaacTGTTTTTCGATCAACAATATATTATGAAGATAAAAGTAGGACTTACATTtacttaaatttgatttttcatgGTAGcattgataataataataaatgtacATATGACACACTTATTGAACTCAAATTTATTTAGTTTGATTATTTTGATTGAGGTTGCACCCAAATTTAACAATATAGTCATATgtccaaaaaccgaaccaaattttaaaattgaaatttcattataatacaaaattgaaccaaaatttGTTGGTTTAGTTCAATTGTtcagtttggttcgattttacACACTCCTATATTTATTTATAGGTCTAATAATAAGAAAAACCATTCACCATTAAACCTCTTTTTAATTCCATCCTAACGTTGTAATTTCGTTAAGTTCACCCAAATTCACACCTTTGGTCTTTAATTTCacctttaaaaatataaattgaactctttttcactcgACAAACATTCAtaaaactcttataaattacttatttgaactctttttcactcaaaaaaatttaaaaataaataacttatttgaactttttttgaataaaaatgaaaataatttagtACTTAAGGGTGAAATTGAAGTCCAAATGTGTGAACTTGGGTGCAATTGACGAAGTTACAATGTTAGGGTGCAATTAAGAAAGAGTTGAGATTAGGTGAGTGGTTTTTTTTGTTAACAGGCCTTATTTACATGATttcaaaaagataaataaaattcgTGTTTGACTCAAGACTCATGTTcgaaaataactaaaaacactcattaatatattttttaactaaattaaaacacaagttcaaaaagaaataaagttATTACACAAAAAAGAAAGTATATAGTACAATTTAAGACATTAATTAATACtactttttatttacttttttttaatttttctttgtcTCGGCTTCAcaaattgaagtttaaaaagTGCGAATTTTGGTGCAATTAACAAAGTTACAACGttagagtaaaattaaaaaagaattaaaagttATTTTGGTTAGTAGGCCTTATTTATATGGTttcaaaaagataaataaaattcatgTTTGACTCAACTAATAGACTCATGATcgaaaaatactaaaaacactcattaatatatttttttaattaaattaaaacataaattcaaaaagaaataaagttTATACTTTATACACTAAAAAGAAAGTATATACAATTTCAGACATTAATGAATACTTTTtacttacttttttttaaattttttctttgtCTCGGCTTCACATATTCATCTCCCCTTCCATTATAAATCTATGCCAACTCTGCTCCACTAAATTCTCCCCCTCTCCCTTTTCCCTACAGTTCTGCCTGCTATTATATCCATAcaaaattttctttaattttgttaatttagtgGCATTGCATGTGCTCTTGGGATCACTCAATTTTATGCTCATCAATTAGCCCCACCGTCCATCCTTAAATTTTATTCTCGATTTTCTCATTCTTTTCTACGTATATAAGCTTCCTTTTCACTACTTTCATCTCACTGAACCTCACTTTCAGCAAAATTACACTCAACTTCTACATTAGTTTTAAGTGAAAATGGGCGAGGAAGTTAAGCAggtgattataattttttaagtgcattttgtttttgtttagtttaattaattaatttagtttaagtgatgaatttatatttttatgttgaTATATTTAGGTAGAGGCAAAGCCAGAAGAGAAAAAAGAGGAAGAGAAGCCGGCAGTTGAAGAGAAGAAGGAAGAGGAGCCAAAGGCAGCATCTCCTGTTGTGTTGTTTGTGGACTTGCATTGTGTTGGGTGTGCCAAGAAAATTGAGAATTCCATTATGAAAATTAGGGGTATGTATTTCTTTATTACAattcaataattgtttttattgcTAATTGTCAATATTTAACAActatcaaatttcatttttctattttatagttTCAACGACCACACCAATTTCTTTTTTGTTAATAATCATTTAAGGTGAAATTTTACGgattttattgataattatttaAAGACCTTatgtgtaaaaaaataatttttttaaccttttgcaattttaaccaaaactttaaaactctgcaattttaatctaattttaaacGTTAGTCATTTAGCCACACGTTGTCAAAAAACCATTCCAACGCGGAAACCATGGACCCCTCCCTCTTCACACTTTcataattttaaccaaaattttactttaattcCAGCCCGATTGGAGTGACTTGGCTAAAATTgttgcaaacatttaaaattagattaaaattataaagttatAAAATGTCGATTTTTCTGGAAAATGGCGATTACGAAAAGtaaaaatgtttcaattttatggcccattactttttatttaaagtaatattttataAGCAGAAACTTATAGTATTTACTTTATTTTGGTTGTTATATGTTTATGGTGATTTTAGCactttaaacataaaaaacacTTGCTGTTAATTTTAGCATTTCTTATGGTGCAAGTAAAACACcaaagaaaaaaagttaatacTAATTTTTAGGACTGAATTAAGATGTGTATTTGTTTGTGAACATAAAATGCAGGTGTGGAAGGAGTAGAGATAGATATGGGTAAAAACCAAGTGACCATAAAAGGAATAGTGGAACCACAGGCTATTTGTAATAGAATTATGAAGAAAACCAAGAGAAAAGCTCAGGTTTTGTCTCCATTGCCTCAGGCTGAGGGTGAACCATTGCCCCAACTTGTCACCTCACAGGTTTGTCAATATAGagttttatcttattttacttctaaaatatttataatttgtgtTGATTTTGCAAATGTATATGCAAATTCAGGTTAGTGGATCAACAACTGTGGAGCTTAGTATAAATATGCACTGTGAGGCCTGTGCTGATCAACTTAAAAGAAAGATACTCAAAATGAGgggtaattatttttttatctcatgAAGGACTagttttactattttttttattaattatttcatatttaatatccaaagaaacaaaaaaaattagaaaaaaattaaatctttgggtattttagtttttttgagaTATCCTTTTCTACATTTTGTAATTAGTGTGACTAGCCAACTGAGCAGGCAGTTGAGTGTGACTAACCAACTGCAAGAAAGATGACATAGGAATCCAAGTGGCCAAGGTGTTGCCACATCAGCTAATGGTGGCACTCCTTGATATGCAATGAAATTAATTATGGATATGGGAAAATTGATATAggatatattttgaaaaataaaacattataaCAATgcattaaaaataacaaatttagattttttggaTCTAGaagatgaaattttaaaaaattaattatgggGAATAACacaaattttttgtaatttataaatttttattttattttatcaaaccactaattttattaaatataacagAACAGATATTCTTAAACTCCTCGATTCAAAAGTTGTCTAAATAGTTCTTTTGAACCGGGTAAATATGCTTTCCTTAAAAGTTTAATAGTTAGtactaatttatttgattttaagaattttaattttttttttactttaaatttaaacaGGAGTACAAACGGCTGTAACAGAGTTAAGCACAGGAAAAGTAACAGTGACAGGCACCATGGACGCAGAAAAACTTGTAGATTATGTTTACAGAAGAACCAAAAAGCAAGCCAGAATCGTACCACAGCCACAGCCAGAACCAGCACCAGAACCAGAACCAAAACCAGAAgagaagaaggaagaagaaCCAAAACCAGCTGCAGAAGAACCAAAACCAGCTGCAGaagaagcaaaaccagcagctGCAGAAGAAGCAAAACCagaagagaaaaaagaagaagataaaaaaGCAGAACCAGAAGAACCCAAAAAAGAAGAACCTGAAACTAATAGAGAAGAAGAACATGAAATCATAACAATGGTTGATGAGGACAGCATGAAGAGGATGATGTTTAATTATTATCAACCACTTTATGTGATGGAAAGAATTCCACCACCTCAGCTCTTCAGTGATGAAAATCCTAATGCATGTTCTATTTCATGATCATATGTAATTATATATTAGGTTTAACTGCTataaaaatcacgaactttaacgtgttttataattttaacatgaattttaaaatttgccaATTCGGACACCAATTTGTGAATTTTTGCATTCCAAAACACCGATCACTTTTCTATCAAAAAAATGTTGATGTGGACGCCGGAATAGTGTTTATTCCGGCGTCCACATCAACATTTTTTTGATAGAAAAGTGATCGGTGTTTTAAactgttaaaatttaaaaattggtgtTTAACAttgtaaaattgaaaattcatgttaaaattataaaatatcttAAAGTTCATGGATTTTTAAGCAATTGAGCCTAATTAATATGTAATCTACTATACTATTGGTATATAGCAACTGTATTTGCATTGCATGCACTTCCAAAAATGATAAGAATTTTAGAAAGCTTCATCAATGGGaaggtttaaaaatattgagtattaatttgttttatattgctCATTTGTTGCATTTCCATcagtattaaaaataattaatagagTCATTATTTATTCATATTTAATGGATTGTATTATATATGATGAAATTGTTGGAATAAAGAAGTTTGAGATGTAAAGAGTCCAAGGAATGAATTGTGATGAAATTCTTAGATATAATTACCTTGAATCTCTTTTACTAATTTTAGAGACATGACGCAATTGAGGATGGTAGATGAAACTGCAGCAAAACAAGCCGGATtttgcttttaatttctttatttttcttctttttatgtGCTTCATGGATTGGAATCATTTGTAAGTGTAGGAATTTCATGTTGAGATTTTTTAATACTTTGATCAAGTACTTTTGTCATGTcaaaaagaattttaaaatatttgttatctaattaattttttgttatattaGCTTGTCttgtaattaatattatatgattttattattaattctagtttttatttgttcaaatttactagtgtaatataatataattaattttgaatggCACTTCATCGATTTTAGTTAAAGTTTAgttcatatatattaatttataaaagtgttaattttatataaaatcacaatctttatatattttttcattttaattacattttttaaaaagtgtcaaataaaatcaccacctttcattgtTTTATAAATCTATCACCGATGAAAAAATTTGGTCTTTTTTCTCCCAAATAAATATCATAATAATGCCCcaattaacacaaaaaatatatttcttttactCCGTTTTTGTTAATTTCGGCTGtctagtcaataaaaatacactgaatttttatattcgtgatagatttgcaaaaaaataaaaggtggtaattttatttgacattttttaaaaaacgtgattaGAATAAAAAGAACGTGTAAAAATTgtgatttatataaaattgaccCTTTATACAATATTCTTTCTAAATAAATGTTCAAAACATATTTAAAGATCTAGAGATCTGATGTAGTTAGTCTTTTAACTAACAATTATATCATCCTAAAAAGATTCTTTTATTAATCTTTTCCCATCATTTATGTAAACAGTGAGTGATATTCCTGCGTATACTAACTTTGTAGTATATAAAATGCACATGAGCTAAATGTGGAATAAAACATGATATGTTTTAGgctaaatgttataaaaaaagtcacgccttttataaaagtttcacaaaagttctgatctttcaattttgtcgattttggctaaaaataaattatttggtttcaattgtggccaactctcaatttaatttcaatttgtcTATGTGTCGCCTATTTGGCATGCATATATATTGAAAAGATAGGACTTttctgaaaccaaataatccatttttggccaaaatcgacaaaattgaaaggtaagtattcaaaaaataaattaaaaaaatttatttattcgattttaaaataataaaaatttaattattcaattttaaacgcacaaaaataaaaaaaataaaaaattattattatatatatattcatgaaaagtaaatatatataaaaaaaattgattatgctcataaatttattgaattaaatattttaatattcgaATTTAGCTTGATTAATATTAATCGAGTTAAATTTGCATACGTtcgattcaattttaaaattaattaataaaaaatacttaatttgattttagatGATAAAAATGTGTAAAGATTCCGAAGAAAAATCATTGTGATGGGGTGTCACATGGTGGGACCATTACTAAAGTATATGAGATCTGAGTCATCTGAATAAGCCAACAAAGAATGAAAATGGGACCCATGCAAACGTGGCAGGTAGCGTTGGTGGTGGACAATACTATCATTCCTGTTGACCTGTCTCTTTTGGCTTATACGGAAAGAGCCACAGCCACGTCATGGGCTAAATTCTTGACTTCCATAAAAGTGGATAAAAGAATCCGGAGAAATTATAGAATGTTCATGTATTATCTACCATAatgattaattcaattaaatttaggATAAATCTATTTTGGGTTTTAAAGTGATACGATTTTAATTCATTactttttatttgtcttttctaaatttttaaatttttatgttttgatttattggaTTCTTAAGTGGATTAATTCAAGGACGACCTAACAATCCAGTGAATCAAAAAGCAAAAAAATTGAGGATCCAATTAACCAAATGAAATCCACTTAAGGACCAAATAGAGCAAAAAGTTGAATTTAAAGACTTCAAAAAGCAAAATAAAAGATGAGTGatataataaactaaaattatataatttaaaaaaattatttataatttatattattatactaaaAGAGTAACACAACTGAAATATTTATGATATTGAAAcgttatttatttgtttttttatattaacaatAATATGAAATACAGTTTCATATACAATATCTTTTTCAGAATTAAATTACCTTTATAACCTATATctattgaaatattttattacttAACATATTTTCTGAATAATTTAAATGTAAagacataatattttaaataaatttttatattctaaATTTGTGTGAACCGTCTTATTTATAACGATACATGTGGGCGATTGATTTATAATCAcaattacaaaattataaaagccacatcaattctaaataaaataaactaattagttattCATTAATATAGTTGCATCTAATTGATTTCGGATCAATTACGCCAcatgttaattaaatttaaattaattttcttttttgaaaattgaacactaagattatatatacatgtaattTCTACATGTACGTGTTAAAGGAGTTCATGATAATGAATTTGgtttaaacaattatttttgttttgattaagaaatgtttttttttttttttttttaacaaaggctaaaatttTGATTAAGAAATGTAGAAAAGTAGTTTAGGAGGAGTCAGCAAAAGGAAGGAATTGAATTGCATGTGCATGGCTGTATGACCAACAAGAAAAGCACACAAAAAGGAACAATTTTAGAATCCCTAATTCCAGtttcttaattaataaatggcTTAACTTCATTGATAAGGTAAACAAACCCACATGACAGCCAATTGCTTTAGGCCACATAAAATATAGATcccattaaaaatataaaacaatatatgCAAAAgtatttttgattaattattatcaaATGTAGATGCCGACTTAGTCTTTTTATTAGTCTATGTCACCAAATCTAAACACCAAAAAATTCACCTTATC
This window contains:
- the LOC126686084 gene encoding heavy metal-associated isoprenylated plant protein 9 isoform X2, whose product is MGEEVKQVEEKKEEEKPAVEEKKEEEPKAASPVVLFVDLHCVGCAKKIENSIMKIRGVEGVEIDMGKNQVTIKGIVEPQAICNRIMKKTKRKAQVLSPLPQAEGEPLPQLVTSQVSGSTTVELSINMHCEACADQLKRKILKMRGVQTAVTELSTGKVTVTGTMDAEKLVDYVYRRTKKQARIVPQPQPEPAPEPEPKPEEKKEEEPKPAAEEPKPAAEEAKPAAAEEAKPEEKKEEDKKAEPEEPKKEEPETNREEEHEIITMVDEDSMKRMMFNYYQPLYVMERIPPPQLFSDENPNACSIS
- the LOC126686084 gene encoding heavy metal-associated isoprenylated plant protein 9 isoform X1, whose amino-acid sequence is MGEEVKQVEAKPEEKKEEEKPAVEEKKEEEPKAASPVVLFVDLHCVGCAKKIENSIMKIRGVEGVEIDMGKNQVTIKGIVEPQAICNRIMKKTKRKAQVLSPLPQAEGEPLPQLVTSQVSGSTTVELSINMHCEACADQLKRKILKMRGVQTAVTELSTGKVTVTGTMDAEKLVDYVYRRTKKQARIVPQPQPEPAPEPEPKPEEKKEEEPKPAAEEPKPAAEEAKPAAAEEAKPEEKKEEDKKAEPEEPKKEEPETNREEEHEIITMVDEDSMKRMMFNYYQPLYVMERIPPPQLFSDENPNACSIS